The Apium graveolens cultivar Ventura chromosome 6, ASM990537v1, whole genome shotgun sequence genome contains a region encoding:
- the LOC141665689 gene encoding uncharacterized protein LOC141665689 has product MGDNLIMRNLESTAMKRVERLRNTWADELLQVIWAYHTTCKVTTEATPFMLAYGAEVVVPLEITHGSPRIEAYEPETNEEGMRLTLDLIDEVRDEAITRNVEHQQRASLYYNRRVKERFFQQGDLVLRKIEALGVGERGKLAPNWEGPYKVKKTLGRGYYKLETLNGDEVLHTWRTSNLKVYYV; this is encoded by the exons ATGGGCGACAATTTGATAATGCGAAATTTAGAAAGTACTGCGATG aaaaGGGTTGAACGTTTAAGGAACACTTGGGCAGATGAGTTGCTGCAAGTAATATGGGCATATCATACCACCTGCAAAGTGACTACCGAAGCTACCCCATTTATGCTGGCCTACGGAGCCGAGGTCGTGGTGCCTCTCGAGATCACTCATGGATCCCCTAGGATCGAAGCTTACGAGCCAGAGACAAATGAAGAAGGAATGAGGCTCACTCTCGATCTCATTGACGAGGTCAGAGATGAGGCCATCACACGTAATGTAGAGCATCAACAAAGAGCCTCCCTATATTACAAtagaagggttaaagaaaggttctttcagCAGGGAGATTTGGTTCTAAGGAAGATTGAGGCATTGGGAGTCGGGGAGAGAGGAAAGCTAGCCCCTAACTGGGAAGGACCTTATAAGGTCAAAAAGACATTAGGACGAGGATACTACAAGTTGGAGACCCTGAATGGTGATGAAGTGCTCCACACTTGGCGCACttcaaacctgaaggtttattatgtttag